One Methylosinus sp. C49 DNA segment encodes these proteins:
- a CDS encoding F0F1 ATP synthase subunit epsilon, whose amino-acid sequence MATFHFELVSPEKLLFSGEVDAVVAPGAEGVFTVLKDHAPVMTVLKPGVVEIDGAGKKEKLFVRGGFADVGLGGFTILAEYAIPVAELDAAKIDADIKDASEDVADAKSDEARRLGSEKLGQLQELKAALGL is encoded by the coding sequence ATGGCCACGTTCCACTTCGAACTCGTCTCTCCCGAGAAGCTTCTGTTCTCGGGAGAGGTGGACGCCGTCGTCGCCCCCGGCGCCGAGGGCGTGTTCACGGTTCTCAAAGATCACGCGCCGGTGATGACGGTGCTGAAGCCCGGCGTCGTCGAGATCGACGGGGCCGGCAAGAAAGAAAAGCTGTTTGTGCGCGGCGGCTTCGCCGATGTCGGGCTCGGCGGCTTCACCATTCTGGCCGAATACGCCATTCCGGTGGCCGAGCTCGACGCCGCGAAGATCGACGCCGATATCAAGGACGCCAGCGAGGATGTGGCCGACGCCAAATCCGACGAGGCGCGCCGCCTCGGTTCGGAAAAGCTCGGCCAGCTCCAGGAGCTGAAGGCCGCTCTCGGTCTCTGA
- a CDS encoding 2Fe-2S iron-sulfur cluster-binding protein, translating into MSVIRVEDADGVTHELEPVEGWRLMEILRDYGMGMEGTCGGAVACASCHIVLDPEWADKVAPPREDEIDKLDELPFLHETSRLSCQIIWSDELDGLKLTLVKEPT; encoded by the coding sequence ATGAGCGTGATCCGTGTCGAGGACGCTGACGGCGTCACCCACGAGCTGGAGCCTGTGGAAGGCTGGCGGTTGATGGAGATTTTGCGGGATTATGGGATGGGCATGGAGGGCACATGCGGCGGCGCCGTCGCTTGCGCCTCCTGCCACATCGTGCTCGATCCCGAATGGGCCGACAAGGTCGCGCCGCCGCGCGAGGACGAGATCGACAAGCTCGACGAGCTGCCCTTTCTGCACGAGACCTCGCGGCTCTCCTGCCAGATCATCTGGTCGGACGAGCTCGACGGGCTGAAGCTCACTCTGGTCAAGGAGCCGACATGA
- a CDS encoding DUF2849 domain-containing protein: MTRPANPKFSPKILLASDLAEGDVVFWGQDGWERDLLRAKIAYDEAEVATLDAAGKAAIAANRVVDAYLVDVTVDAAGAPAPSHFREKFRAAGPSVRRDLGKQAWLQGAGNR; encoded by the coding sequence ATGACGCGGCCGGCCAATCCCAAATTCTCGCCCAAAATCCTGCTCGCCTCCGATCTCGCCGAGGGCGATGTCGTGTTTTGGGGGCAGGACGGCTGGGAGCGCGATCTCCTGCGCGCGAAAATTGCTTATGACGAGGCCGAGGTGGCGACGCTGGACGCGGCGGGCAAGGCGGCGATCGCCGCCAATCGCGTCGTCGACGCCTATCTGGTCGATGTGACCGTGGATGCGGCCGGCGCGCCGGCTCCGTCGCATTTTCGCGAGAAGTTCCGCGCCGCCGGCCCCAGCGTGCGGCGGGACCTCGGCAAGCAGGCATGGCTGCAAGGAGCGGGGAACAGATGA